From the genome of Uranotaenia lowii strain MFRU-FL chromosome 1, ASM2978415v1, whole genome shotgun sequence, one region includes:
- the LOC129738194 gene encoding uncharacterized protein K02A2.6-like encodes MDIKNAILRFTDILANQQQQIAVLLQNNAVPQAGSEKIIQSLATGIQEFRFDPDGGIFFDSWFARYEDVFRQDGQHLDDAAKHFAESPRDFDFETTVTKLKRLFGRQKSLFNARYQCLQYRKDDADDFTAYAASINKNCEAFQLNRLTSDQFKALRFVCGLQSPRDADIRTRLISRLEAEESAPPAEGCQLTLDKLVDECHKLINLKQDTQMVEKKDPSINAVSLHPKPPGKKTIPKTPCWLCGDFHFVRECPFQNSTCGKCKRRGHKEGYCSSAESKRKPNDKRHPSNRKMKSISLVKHVDISKKRKFAEVNLNGVNVKLQLDCAADITVISTETWACIGKPTINKTNIVATSASGNMLDVLGEFSARVTIRNVSKRACIYVTNHPDLNVLGIDLIDTFNLWSIPFDSLDGSTSNFPMQPTFVAGDQVKAKIRQKSSVKWIPGRIIELKNGGKYTVLMDNGRLIRSHTNQLKAWFIEAAAPVPTPNLPLSVLLDDFVARTIFLKKREMW; translated from the exons ATGGATATCAAAAACGCTATCCTCCGGTTCACCGATATCCTGgccaaccagcagcagcagattgCAGTTCTCCTACAGAACAACGCAGTTCCCCAGGCTGGAAGCGAGAAAATAATCCAGTCGCTGGCAACGGGAATTCAAGAATTCCGGTTCGACCCAGACGGCGGAATTTTCTTCGACTCCTGGTTCGCTCGGTACGAAGACGTCTTCAGGCAAGATGGGCAACATTTGGACGACGCTGCCAAG CATTTTGCCGAGTCACCCCGAGACTTTGACTTTGAAACAACAGTGACAAAGCTCAAGCGTCTCTTCGGTCGACAAAAATCGCTGTTCAACGCACGGTACCAGTGCCTGCAGTACAGGAAGGACGACGCAGATGATTTCACCGCATACGCAGCTTCCATCAACAAAAACTGCGAGGCGTTTCAACTCAACCGGCTTACTAGTGACCAGTTCAAAGCTCTGCGTTTCGTATGTGGCTTACAATCGCCACGGGACGCTGACATACGAACTCGGCTCATAAGTAGGCTCGAAGCCGAAGAAAGCGCCCCACCTGCCGAAGGTTGCCAGCTTACCCTGGACAAGCTGGTAGACGAGTGCCACAAGCTCATCAACCTGAAACAAGACACACAAATGGTTGAGAAGAAGGACCCCTCAATCAACGCTGTGTCCCTCCATCCCAAGCCTCCCGGGAAGAAGACGATTCCGAAGACGCCCTGCTGGCTCTGCGGGGACTTCCATTTCGTCCGTGAGTGCCCGTTCCAGAATTCCACCTGCGGAAAATGCAAACGCAGGGGTCACAAGGAAGGTTACTGTTCTTCAGCCGAATCAAAGCGGAAACCAAATGACAAGCGTCACCCGAGCAACCGAAAGATGAAGAGCATAAGTTTGGTGAAACATGTTGACATCTCCAAAAAGCGCAAATTTGCTGAGGTAAATTTGAACGGTGTCAATGTAAAGCTCCAACTCGACTGTGCGGCCGACATCACCGTAATTTCGACGGAAACCTGGGCTTGCATCGGGAAACCAACAATCAACAAGACGAACATCGTTGCGACCAGTGCATCCGGAAATATGCTCGACGTTTTGGGTGAATTCAGCGCACGAGTAACCATCCGGAACGTCTCAAAACGAGCATGCATCTACGTCACCAACCATCCAGATCTGAACGTCCTTGGCATCGACCTCATCGATACATTCAACCTTTGGTCGATTCCCTTCGATTCACTGGACGGGTCCACTTCGAACTTCCCTATGCAACCAACATTCGTCGCTGGGGATCAAGTCAAGGCGAAAATTCGACAAAAGAGTTCGGTCAAATGGATACCTGGTAGAATCATCGAACTCAAAAACGGAGGGAAGTACACCGTACTAATGGACAACGGTCGACTCATCAGGTCTCACACCAATCAACTGAAGGCCTGGTTcatcgaagcagcagcaccggTTCCAACACCAAATCTTCCATTGTCGGTGTTGTTGGATGATTTCGTTGCTCGTACgatctttcttaaaaaaaggGAGATGTGGTAG